One Lucilia cuprina isolate Lc7/37 chromosome 4, ASM2204524v1, whole genome shotgun sequence DNA segment encodes these proteins:
- the LOC111690874 gene encoding glycine dehydrogenase (decarboxylating), mitochondrial: MYRIPKYFPQGIASIAKESNRLVKNGYFNQLPRYLATTSVGDVLFPNKSDFPSRHIGPRKTDVVSMLDSLGFKSLAELTERAVPKEIQLNRDLNLDKPLNEHELIVRIRNIAKMNKIWRSYIGMGYHNCHVPHTILRNIFENPGWTTQYTPYQPEIAQGRLESLLNYQTLVSEMTGLDVANASLLDEGTAAAEAMCLCTRHNKRKKLFLSNKIHPQTLSVVKTRADALELEIEIGSISSANLASREYSGILLQYPDTYGDVKDFEDIATLARKNGTLVVVATDLLALTLLRPPAEFGADMAVGTSQRLGVPLGYGGPHAGFFACKQSLVRLMPGRMIGVTRDMDGNDAYRLALQTREQHIRRDKATSNICTAQALLANMSAMYAIYHGPEGLKDIANRIHHFALALQTGLSDAGHVVNNKYFFDTLHIQPCNGLTTEDVKSRAETKQINFRYFADGTIGVALDETVGPKDIDDILWIFKCKNLDEVLSQSDILKNSIENSKFYRTSPFLTHPIFSSYHSESRMVRYMKKLENKDVSLVHSMIPLGSCTMKLNSTTEMMPCSFRHFTDIHPFAPIDQAQGYHRMFEELERDLCEITGYDKISFQPNSGAQGEYAGLRAIRSYHEHRNEGHRNICLIPISAHGTNPASAQMAGMKVEPIRILADGSIDMAHLRDKASEHARNLSCLMITYPSTMGVFEETVADICDLIHRHGGQVYLDGANMNAQVGLCRPGDYGSDVSHLNLHKTFCIPHGGGGPGMGPIGVKSHLAPYLPGHPVISPLESDDNSFGVVSAAPFGSSAILPISWSYIKLMGSRGLKRATQVAILNANYMSKKLEQHYKTLYKDPKNGLVAHEFILDIRDLKKTANIEAVDVAKRLMDYGFHAPTMSWPVAGTLMIEPTESEDKEELDRFCEAMISIRGEIAEIEAGRMDRNINPLKMAPHTQSQVISESWNRPYSRELAAFPALFIKPESKIWPTVGRIDDAYGDKHLVCTCPPILPDL, from the exons atgtatcgaataccaaaatatttcccaCAAGGTATTGCATCCATTGCCAAAGAGTCAAATCGTTTAGTTAAAAATGGTTATTTTAATCAATTACCACGTTATTTGGCTACAACATCTGTTGGAGATGTTCTATTTCCTAATAAGTCAGATTTTCCAAGCCGTCATATTGGTCCACGAAAGACTGATGTTGTGTCAATGCTGGATAGTTTAGGATTCAAG TCACTGGCAGAGCTTACAGAACGGGCCGTACCAAAGGAAATACAATTAAATCGAGATTTGAATTTGGACAAACCATTAA ATGAGCATGAGCTTATTGTTCGTATACGGAATATAGCGAAAATGAATAAGATTTGGCGTTCTTATATCGGAATGGGCTACCATAATTGCCATGTGCCTCATACAATATTACGTAATATTTTTGAGAACCCCGGCTGGACAACTCAGTATACTCCATATCAACCCGAAATAGCACAAGGTCGTCTAGAATCGTTGTTAAATTATCAAACACTTGTATCTGAGATGACGGGCCTAGATGTAGCAAATGCTTCGCTTCTGGATGAGGGTACAGCAGCCGCTGAAGCCATGTGCTTATGTACCCG GCACAATAAGCGCAAAAAGCTTTTCCTTTCAAACAAAATTCACCCACAAACTCTGTCTGTGGTAAAAACAAGAGCCGATGCTCTAGAACTTGAGATTGAAATTGGCTCTATTAGCTCTGCAAATCTAGCAAGCAGGGAATATTCTGGTATACTTTTGCAGTATCCTGACACATATGGCGATGTCAAGGATTTCGAAGACATTGCTACTTTGGCCCGTAAAAATGGT ACTTTAGTTGTGGTCGCCACTGATTTGTTGGCACTGACGCTTTTGCGACCACCTGCTGAGTTTGGTGCTGATATGGCAGTCGGTACCTCGCAGCGCCTCGGTGTTCCTCTTGGTTATGGTGGTCCTCACGCTGGCTTTTTTGCATGCAAGCAAAGTTTGGTTCGTTTGATGCCAGGTCGAATGATAGGTGTAACCCGAGATATGGATGGTAATGATGCCTATCGCCTTGCATTACAAACCCGTGAACAACATATTCGAAGAGATAAAGCCACAAGTAATATTTGTACCGCCCAAGCTTTACTTGCTAATATGTCAGCGATGTATGCAATCTATCATGGCCCCGAAGGACTTAAAGACATTGCTAACCGAATTCATCATTTTGCATTAGCCTTACAGACGGGACTAAGTGATGCAGGACATGTCGTTAACAACAAGTACTTCTTCGATACATTACACATACAGCCATGCAATGGCCTTACCACAGAAGATGTAAAATCTCGAgcagaaacaaaacaaattaacttCCGTTACTTTGCAGATGGAACAATCGGGGTTGCTTTAGACGAAACTGTTGGACCGAAAGATATCGATGATATACTTTGGATCTTTAAGTGCAAAAATCTTGATGAGGTTTTATCACAAAGTgatattcttaaaaattcaattgaaaattcCAAGTTCTATAGAACATCACCGTTTTTAACCCACCCGATTTTCAGTTCGTATCATAGTGAGTCACGCATGGTTCGTTATATGAAGAAGCTGGAAAATAAAGATGTATCATTGGTTCACTCAATGATACCATTGGGATCGTGCACAATGAAGCTAAATTCGACAACAGAGATGATGCCATGCTCTTTCCGACACTTTACTGACATTCACCCATTTGCGCCGATAGATCAAGCTCAAGGCTATCATCGTATGTTCGAAGAGTTGGAACGTGATCTTTGTGAGATCACAGGTTACGATAAAATATCCTTCCAGCCGAATTCAGGAGCACAGGGTGAATATGCTGGTCTAAGAGCTATACGCAGCTACCACGAACACCGCAATGAGGGTCACCGCAATATTTGCCTAATTCCAATTTCAGCTCATGGAACCAATCCTGCATCAGCTCAGATGGCCGGAATGAAAGTTGAGCCTATTCGTATTCTAGCAGATGGAAGCATTGATATGGCGCATTTGCGTGATAAGGCATCTGAGCACGCTCGTAATCTATCATGTCTTATGATCACATATCCCTCAACTATGGGCGTATTCGAGGAAACCGTGGCCGACATTTGCGATTTAATTCATAGACATGGGGGCCAAGTGTATCTTGATGGCGCCAATATGAATGCCCAAGTGGGCCTATGTCGCCCCGGTGATTATGGAAGTGATGTTTCCCACTTAAATCTGCACAAAACTTTCTGTATTCCACATGGTGGTGGTGGTCCAGGAATGGGTCCAATTGGAGTTAAGTCACATCTTGCCCCTTATTTACCAGGTCATCCTGTCATTAGCCCACTCGAAAGTGATGACAACAGTTTTGGCGTTGTATCCGCTGCACCCTTTGGAAGCTCTGCCATTTTACCAATATCATGGTCGTACATTAAACTAATGGGTAGTCGAGGACTAAAGAGGGCCACACAGGTTGCTATTTTGAATGCCAATTACATGTCCAAGAAACTAGAGCAACACTATAAAACGCTTTACAAAGACCCCAAAAACGGTCTTGTCGCTCATGAGTTCATATTGGATATAAGAGATCTTAAGAAGACCGCAAATATAGAAGCCGTCGATGTGGCGAAACGTTTAATGGACTATGGATTCCACGCTCCTACAATGTCATGGCCCGTCGCGGGCACCCTTATGATCGAGCCCACAGAATCGGAAGATAAAGAGGAATTAGATCGCTTTTGTGAGGCAATGATTTCTATACGTGGAGAAATTGCCGAAATTGAAGCTGGACGTATGGATAGAAATATAAATCCCTTAAAAATGGCACCCCACACCCAATCACAGGTCATCTCCGAGAGCTGGAATAGACCATACAGTCGAGAATTAGCAGCATTCCCAGCC ttatttattaaacCTGAATCAAAAATTTGGCCTACCGTTGGGCGCATTGATGATGCATATGGCGATAAACATCTCGTCTGTACATGTCCACCAATTTTACCCGATCTTTAG
- the LOC111690882 gene encoding ruvB-like helicase 1 translates to MKIEEVKSTVRTQRIAAHSHVKGLGLNADGVPIPMAAGLVGQKAAREAAGIVVDLIKSKKMAGRALLLAGPPGTGKTAIALAIAQELGNKVPFCPMVGSEVFSSEIKKTEVLMENFRRSIGLRIRETKEVYEGEVTELTPVETENPMGGYGKTISNVVIGLKTAKGTKQLKLDPSIFEALQKEKVEVGDVIYIEANSGAVKRQGRSDTFATEFDLETEEYVPLPKGDVHKKKEVIQDVTLHDLDVANARPQGGQDVLSMMGQLMKPKKTEITDKLRMEINKVVNKYIDQGIAELVPGVLFIDEIHMLDLETFTYLHKSLESPIAPIVIFATNRGRCIIRGTTDIVSPHGIPLDLLDRLLIIRTLPYHSSEMEQIIKLRAQTEGLQLEDAAFVRLSEIGSASTLRYAVQLLTPAHQMCKVNGRTQITKDDIDDVHSLFLDAKRSSKHLSEKNNKFMM, encoded by the exons ATGAAAATTGAGGAAGTAAAAAGTACTGTTCGCACACAGCGTATTGCCGCCCATAGCCATGTAAAGGGTCTAGGACTAAACGCGGACGGTGTACCGATACCAATGGCTGCTGGTCTTGTTGGACAAAAGGCCGCACGTGAAGCAGCGGGAATAGTAGTTGATTTAATCAAGTCGAAAAAAATGGCAGGTCGTGCTTTGTTGTTGGCTGGTCCTCCCGGTACTGGGAAAACAGCAATTGCCTTAGCCATTGCTCAGGAATTGGGCAATAAAGTGCCCTTTTGCCCAATGGTTGGTTCTGAGGTTTTCAGCAGTGAAATTAAAAAGACAGAAGTTCTAATGGAGAATTTTCGGCGGTCAATTGGACTTCGAATAAGGGAAACAAAAGAAGTTTACGAGGGAGAAGTTACGGAGCTAACGCCCGTTGAAACTGAAAATCCTATGGGAGGTTACGGAAAAACTATAAGTAATGTTGTAATTGGTTTGAAAACTGCTAAGGGTACAAAGCAATTAAAACTTGATCCCAGTATTTTCGAGgcattacaaaaagaaaaggtTGAAGTAGGAGATGTTATTTACATTGAGGCAAACAGTGGAGCTGTAAAACGGCAAGGACGAAGTGATACTTTTGCAACGGAATTTGACCTAGAAACTGAAGAATATGTTCCGTTGCCTAAAGGCGACGTCCATAAAAAGAAAGAAGTTATACAAGATGTGACTCTTCACGATCTAGATGTGGCTAATGCCCGCCCTCAAGGGGGACAAGATGTATTGTCGATGATGGGTCAGCTCATGAAGCCCAAAAAAACGGAAATTACAGACAAGTTGCGAATGGAAATTAACAAAGTTGTCAATAAGTACATAGATCAAGGCATTGCAGAGTTAGTTCCAGGAGTCCTCTTTATAGATGAAATACATATGCTTGATCTTGAGACATTTACTTATTTACACAAGTCCTTGGAATCACCAATTGCACCAATTGTAATTTTCGCCACTAATCGCGGCCGTTGTATTATACg TGGCACCACTGACATTGTTTCTCCACATGGCATTCCCCTTGATCTCTTGGACCGCCTTCTAATCATAAGAACATTGCCATATCATTCAAGTGAAATGGAACAAATTATTAAGTTGCGTGCACAGACCGAAGGACTTCAATTAGAAGATGCTGCTTTTGTTCGACTCAGCGAGATTGGCAGTGCTTCGACTTTACGTTATGCAGTACAACTTCTAACTCCGGCTCATCAAATGTGTAAAGTTAATGGACGTACACAAATTACTAAGGATGACATAGATGACGTACACTCATTATTCTTAGATGCAAAGCGTTCGTCGAAGCATCTTTCGGAGAAGAACAATAAATTTATGatgtaa